DNA from Neoarius graeffei isolate fNeoGra1 chromosome 17, fNeoGra1.pri, whole genome shotgun sequence:
ctggcgcggcggtgactgcatgcattgactggaatttccatcttcacgcctagaaaaaagtgtgcatgttcatttctcgcttcacgcgtgaagtgtgcagcgtgcaacgtgaacgccgttctatggcccagagcaagtcatgctacgtttgtccacttttctttacacgcgtgtagcgtgcagcgtgcagcgtgaaccttctatggcccagctgcctaagaggctcctctgtcctccactcgttacctgtattaatggcacctgtttgaactcattatcagtataaaatacacctgtccacaacctcaaacagtcacactccaaactccactatggccaagaccaaagagctgtcaaaggacaccagaaacaaaactgtagacctgcaccaggctgggaagactgaatctgcaataggtaagcagcttggtgtgaagaaatcaactgtgggagcaattattagaaaatggaagacatacaagaccactgataatctccctcgatctggggctccatgcaagatctcaccccgtggggtcaaaatgatcacaagaacaatgagcaaaaatcccagaaccacatggggggacctagtgaatgacctgcagagagctgggaccaaagtaacaaaggctaccatcagtaacacactacgccgccagggactcaaatcctgcagtgccagacgtgtccccctgcttaagccagtacatgtccaggcccgtctgaagtttgctagagagcatttggatgatccagaagaggattgggagaatgtcatatggtcagatgaaaccaaaatagaactttttggtaaaaactcaacttgttgtgtttggaggagaaagaatgctgagttgcatccaaagaacaccatacctactgtgaagcatgggggtggaaacatcatgctttggggctgtttttctgcaaagggaccaggacgactgatccatgtaaaggaaagaatgaatggggccatgtttcatgagattttgagtgaaaacctccttccatcagcaagggcattgaagatgaaatatggctgggtctttcagcatgacaatgatcccaaacacaccgcccgggcaacgaaggagtggcttcgtaagaagcatttcaaggtcctggagtggcctagccagtctccagatctcaaccccatagaaaatctttggagggagttgaaagtccgtgttgcccagccagcgacagccccaaaacatcactgctctagaggagatctgcatggaggaatgggccaaaccttgtgaagacttacagaaaacatttgacctctgtcattgccaacaaagggtatataacaaagtattgagatgaacttttgttattgaataaatacttattttccaccataatttgcaaataaattctttaaaaatcagacaatgtgattttctgaatttttttttctcattttgtctctcatagttgaggtatacctatgatgaaaattacaggcctctctcatctttttaagtgggagaacttgcacaattggtgactgactaaatacttttttgccccactgtaattgaGTAAGGTAGAAAGCAagcagacatagatagatagatagatagatagatagatagatagatagatagatagatagatagatagatagatagataaatgacATTTTTATTGAGAGATGGCACTTGATATCCTATGAATAATACACACATGGCTCTCAGTTAATGAAAAagaaacgagaccatcaatgatggtgtagctcactctggccccgtctagtccagaatgagtgatctaaagtgggccaccttgcacagttctactttcaaccagtccagctcaaatatttgctagaaagaatccaaaatagcAAGGAATTGACGGAGAAGAAGCGatctttgttgaactgctcattaagccttaattagtccataactttattaataattgttataatacatagggccaaattactcaattctgattggtcaatcaaggagggcttttttccttaacacggggccgtatttccgaaatgctattggctagttcattggaatgggtaaaaagccaaacaagtccaaaagcctaaCGAAACAAGAAGATATTCTGTGGAAATACAGTCCTCGTGTTGTGTCGCCATGTCATGAtgagagacgctttagaaactgattcaaacgtgcaacgtcttgcgctctgattggttcagaaaacgtgaaatgacaaatgttgtgaacttgaatggcttccgaagtatgaatttgggcctatatattataaacaagtaatcgtatggttcctcataaaattaaggatcaatttcactcgtgatttcaaagttttgaaacttgcgactcgggcaattttcaaaactttgaaatcactcgtgaaattaatccttaattttactcggccccatacgattacctatactaactaagcaaatctgggtaggttatatgcaccctaggtacccctaccttcatgccagagagaatcaaaatcagtgaagaattggagGAGAAGACGCGATttttgtggaaactgctcgttagggcttaattacttcatatcttcattattaattgcaattatgcaaatctgggtaaaagctatatgcaccccaggcagacctaccttcctgccaaaaagaataaaaatcagtgaagaattgagcgagaagaagcgattttcgtgaaatgtggacgatgccagaTGGACAACGAACAACACAATGGCATAAGGTCAatgcctgtcggccggatgagttaATAAATGACAATagtaaaaggaagaaaaaaatctgTCATAAAACTGAGCAAAAATTATTTACACTGATGCATAGTTTtcatggaaaaacagtcctgtggCACTTGTGAATGCCGCAAGAGATTTGCATTGTTTTACTTCCAGAGGAAGTGAGTTCTACAGTTTTGCAGCACTGAACGCGAACATTTTATCACCGAaagagtgatttaaaaatgcGGCAGTGTTTATTCTAATCAGATGCTTTACTCTGGTCAGAGGTGCAGTGgatctggggcctatcccaggaacaccctatccatcacagggcatcatgcaaacacacacaccacacacacacacacacacacacacattcacaccaggAGTGCAGTTTAGTAGAGCGGTAAAtctacctactggcatgtttttgggaggtaggaGGAAACAAGAgaccccagaggaaacccacacaaacaccagGGCAACATGTGTAACTCTACACACAGTAACCTGAGCCCAGGATCAAACTGGGGACTCTTGGAGCTGTGAGACATTAACACTACCCACTGCACATCCATGCTGCCCAGATGTTTCACATTGGTTTAAATTGTAGGAAGGAAATTATTCCTTTAATGTTGTAATGTTTTTGAACCTACACAGTAACATCATATCACTACTATGGGGCTGTCGGGGTtaactttatctcatctcattcattatctctagccgctttatcctgttctatctgATTTTCAAATATCTCTTCGGTATGTCTTCAGGTAAATAAAATGTATACAACTTTATACATGCATAAAATGTTTATTTGAAATAAAGTCTTAttataaaaatgtatttaaaaagagACCTCCATTTTAGATTTGAAATTACAACTTTTTAACAGCAGTGAGGTTGTTTTTCCAAATTTTGTTTCCTATTCCAGACTCGGATGGCCTGGAATTTGAAGACGATCCCTTACTTTTAGTCCTTAGGCAGCAGAGAGAGTGGGTCAAAGAACAACTCTGGTGAGAAAATATTTTCTACCTTATTTGGTAATGAATACATTTACAAACTTTGTGCTAGATCTAGGCCTCGATGCTATCTAAACTGCAGTGATATGGATATGTAAATATTGTATTTCCCCAGTGAGGTTGATATGATGCTGGATAAATTCCATGAAGACTGATCTACTGTAAACAAGAACAGTGCACTTAAGCAGACGATCACATTTATTATTGCAAATCAGTACACTGTGTATTTATTTTGTGCCTGCAAATGGATATGTATGTGTTTACACTGTAAATAAATCATTTTGGAAAAATATTTATTTGAAGACTTCATGATAATTCAGCAGTTAAATTAGTGCGTAGAATATCATAACTCGTACTTAACACTTATAAAACACCATTATTAAGGAATATGTACAATCATGAGCACAATAATAACAATTTGGTTACTTGTGAGACTGATAAGTCCATCATGTGCAACTGGTATCAAACCACAACCTCAATGTTTTGAACATCATGCTGGAAAATTGGAGATGGATTCTGAATTCGGATCAGGTAACAAAAAGGATTAATGATGTGGTGTTTGGCTTGGTATCAAGTATGTTTGGAATTGGCGTTTGGAAATGGCCAATAGCTTCCATGCAAGAGGAAGGTTGGTCTGTTTCTCCTGATGTTCATCCTTTTGGGAGTGATCGAAATACATCTTGGGACAGAATTACGTTATTAAAAAGTCCATCTGTTGACTTGTCTCCTTGTCAACACCCGTGGAGTTTCTTTACACTCCTGGTCCTGAGTGTGTTGGTGATTTGTCCTTTTCAACCTTCAGCAAGGGGGCAGAAATGATGAGCACTCCCTCTGGTGACACTGCGCACTCCAGTTTCATGGCGTCCACTTCGTTTGGAATGCGGTACCTTCGGTTAAactgtcgagtcacgagtccagaTCCGTCCTACAACCAAGTCAGTTTACATCACATGTTTAATGAAGGTGAGGATTAGTTTTCTAAGGCACGCATAGCTAAATGTACGTTAACTGTTAAGACAAACAATTGAGTCAGCagaggaaagccatggcctaatggttagagaagcagctttgggaccaaaagattgctggtttgattccctagaccagcaggaatggctgaagtacccttgagcaaggcactgctctggataacagcgtctactAAATGGTATTAATGTAGGGTTAAAACTGACCTTTTTCTGTTCGTGCTTTCCATCTACCACAACATAGTCGCCTGAGACTTTGACCATCAGCTCCTCAGGAGTGAAGTGTTTCACATTCAGTTGCACAGTGAATCCATTTTGGTCGCAAACAACCTGTGTATAAAGACAGGATGAACTTCCTGGCCTGTACATCATATCATGAAATACTGCTTTAACTGCTTGGGACAGACGCTCTGGGATCAAAGTTCATGAGtcagattacacacacacaggttatactGTAGAATGTTTTTCTAACGTTGCCTGTGACATTGTAGTTTTTGCTCTGGATAGGCTATAATTTTAAACTTGTTTAAGGCTTGAGCATGTCAGATGTCCCAAAtatattccaaaaaaaaaaagatgatggtTAATAGTTCTAGCTTTCTAAAGGGATTTTACTTGGAAACTTCATCAGAGGGACAAAACCATAAATGCTTTCCAGTACTAGGTTTACTTTTGGTTTCTAAAAGTGTATGGCATAATTGTAGCTTTCATCACAAATATTACCATACCTCTCATACTCACATTAGTATTGTACACTTCCTGGAAACATAGTACTAAACTGTACCTTTCTTTGGGATGGTACTATCAAGGATACACATTTTATACCGATAAAATGGACCATAATTAGTTTTAGACCTTTTTACTAAAAGGTACACTATTATGCAGATTTCTTGCTAAAATAAAAgggtacaacttttttttttgtaccttatAGAAACAAGGACAGGTACAATTTCGCCCCCCCCCCGAAATATGCAGTTTTAGTCATTAgcatattgtctcatctcatctcattatctctagccgctttatccttctacagggtcgcaggcaagctggagcctatcccagctgactacgggcgagaggtggggtacaccctggacaagtcgccaggtcatcacagggctgacacatagacacagacaaccattcacactcacattcacacctacggccaatttagagtcaccagttaacctaacctgcatgtctttggactgtgggggaaaccggagcacccggacacggggagaacatgcaaactccacacagaaaggcccttgccggccccggggc
Protein-coding regions in this window:
- the hspb6 gene encoding heat shock protein beta-6, with product MDFDLPPTIPVSGIPWERVLSPLLPRLGGTFGSYSWTPAELLIPVKEHTGAAQVVCDQNGFTVQLNVKHFTPEELMVKVSGDYVVVDGKHEQKKDGSGLVTRQFNRRYRIPNEVDAMKLECAVSPEGVLIISAPLLKVEKDKSPTHSGPGV